A window of Pantoea agglomerans contains these coding sequences:
- the ftsL gene encoding cell division protein FtsL: protein MIGNERHSLPGVIGGDLLRFGKIPLILLIAVLVSAVMVVTTTHKTRLLTAQREQLVLERDALDIEWRNLILEENALGDHSRVERIATEKLQLQHVDPSQENIVVQK from the coding sequence ATGATCGGCAACGAACGTCACAGCCTGCCGGGAGTCATCGGCGGCGATCTACTGCGATTCGGCAAAATTCCGCTGATTTTGCTAATCGCCGTGCTGGTGTCGGCCGTGATGGTGGTGACGACGACGCACAAAACGCGTCTGCTGACCGCGCAGCGCGAACAGCTGGTGTTAGAGCGCGACGCGCTAGACATTGAATGGCGTAACCTGATCCTTGAGGAGAACGCGCTGGGCGATCACAGCCGGGTGGAGCGCATCGCCACCGAGAAGCTGCAGCTACAGCATGTGGACCCGTCTCAGGAAAATATCGTGGTACAGAAATAA
- the rsmH gene encoding 16S rRNA (cytosine(1402)-N(4))-methyltransferase RsmH, which produces MQENFKHTTVLLDEAVNGLNIREDGIYIDGTFGRGGHSRLILSQLGAQGRLIAIDRDPQAIAAAAEIDDPRFSIVHGPFSALADYVEELGLSGKISGILLDLGVSSPQLDDAERGFSFMRDGPLDMRMDPTRGHSAAEWLLKAEEADIAFVLKTYGEERFAKRIARAIVERNREQPMTRTKELAEVIAAATPVKDKFKHPATRSFQAIRIWINSELEEIEMALKGALTALAPEGRLSVISFHSLEDRLVKRFMRDQSRGPQVPAGLPMTESQLNALGGRQLKLLGKMTPGDAEVADNPRARSSVLRIAERTEA; this is translated from the coding sequence ACGAGGCGGTTAACGGCCTCAACATCAGGGAAGACGGCATCTACATCGACGGCACCTTTGGTCGCGGCGGACATTCACGTTTGATTCTGTCGCAGCTGGGCGCGCAGGGACGGCTTATCGCTATCGATCGCGACCCGCAAGCTATCGCCGCCGCCGCTGAGATCGACGATCCGCGTTTCTCTATCGTGCACGGGCCGTTCTCCGCGCTGGCAGACTATGTCGAAGAGCTGGGGCTCAGCGGCAAAATCAGCGGCATCCTGCTCGATCTCGGCGTGTCGTCGCCGCAGCTGGACGACGCTGAACGCGGCTTCTCCTTTATGCGCGACGGGCCGCTGGATATGCGCATGGATCCGACGCGCGGACACTCCGCTGCCGAATGGCTGCTGAAGGCGGAAGAGGCGGATATCGCCTTTGTGCTGAAGACCTACGGCGAGGAGCGTTTCGCGAAACGCATTGCGCGCGCCATCGTTGAGCGCAACCGTGAACAGCCGATGACGCGCACCAAAGAGCTGGCCGAGGTGATCGCGGCGGCGACGCCGGTGAAAGATAAGTTCAAGCATCCGGCGACGCGCAGCTTTCAGGCGATCCGCATCTGGATCAACAGCGAGCTGGAAGAGATTGAAATGGCGTTAAAAGGCGCGTTAACGGCGCTGGCCCCGGAGGGACGTTTGTCCGTTATCAGCTTCCACTCGCTGGAAGATCGCCTGGTGAAGCGTTTTATGCGCGACCAGAGCCGCGGCCCGCAGGTGCCGGCAGGTTTACCGATGACCGAGTCACAGCTTAACGCGCTGGGCGGACGTCAGCTGAAGCTGCTGGGCAAAATGACGCCGGGCGACGCGGAAGTCGCAGACAACCCGCGCGCGCGCAGTTCGGTACTGCGCATCGCGGAGAGAACCGAGGCATGA